A segment of the Pseudomonadota bacterium genome:
GATGCGATTCGGCTCGACCTCGATTACGGTTACCGGAACTGAGTCGCCGGCGTCCGTAAACACACGGGTCATGCCTGCCTTGCGGCCGACTAAACCAATTGCCATCGTTATTCCTCTATTCACCACCGATTACGGTTGATCGGTGTCGTATTCACGGCCAGGCGAGCCCTCATCGGGGATTTCGTCTCTGGCAAAATCAAGCCCCGTAACAGCTGCGCTACTACGGGGCCGGAAAGCCGCTCATTTTAACACTTATATTTCGCCTCAGCCAAGAGGCTATAAGCATTAATTCAGCTTAATTTGCACATCCACGCCAGCTGCCAGATCGAGTTTCATCAGGGCATCGACCGTTTTGTCGGTCGGATCGACGATATCGATCAAACGCTTGTGCGTGCGGATCTCGTATTGATCCCGCGCGTCTTTGTTGACGTGCGGCGAAATTAGCACGGTGAAACGCTCTTTCTTGGTCGGCAGCGGTATCGGGCCCACTACGTAGGCGCCGGTACGTTTGGCGGTTTCCAGGATTTCGCGAGCCGACTTATCGATCAAACGATGATCGAAAGCCTTCAGGCGAATGCGAATTGTTTGGTTGTCTGCAGTTGCCATTCGAATTACTCAACAATCTTCGATACGACGCCAGCACCCACCGTGCGACCGCCTTCACGGACCGCAAAGCGCAAGCCCTCTTCCATCGCGATCGGCGCAATCAACTTCACGCTCATCTTCACGTTGTCACCCGGCATCACCATCTCAACGCCCTCAGGCAAATCGCAAGCACCCGTCACGTCCGTCGTGCGGAAGTAAAACTGCGGACGATAACCGTTGAAAAACGGCGTGTGTCGACCACCCTCTTCCTTGCTCAAGACATAAACCTCTGCCTCGAACGCAATATGCGGGTTGATGCTACCAGGCACACACAACACCTGACCGCGCTCAACCTCTTCTCGCTTCGTGCCGCGCAACAGTACACCCACGTTGTCGCCAGCCTCTCCAGAGTCCAGCAACTTGCGGAACATCTCTACACCCGTCACCGTGGTCTTCTCGGTCGCTTTGATGCCGACGATCTCAATCTCGTCACCCACCTTCACGATACCGCGCTCAACGCGCCCGGTTACCACCGTGCCGCGACCTGAGATCGAGAACACGTCTTCAATAGGCAGCAGGAACGGCTGATCAATCGGACGCTCAGGCTGCGGAATGTAGCTGTCCAGCGCTTCCATCAGCTTGCCAATACTCGGCACGCCGATGTCGCTCGTGTCGCCCTCAAGCGCCTTCAGCGCAGATCCGGTGATGATCGGCGTGTCGTCGCCCGGGA
Coding sequences within it:
- the rplC gene encoding 50S ribosomal protein L3 (binds directly near the 3' end of the 23S rRNA, where it nucleates assembly of the 50S subunit; essential for peptidyltransferase activity; mutations in this gene confer resistance to tiamulin) encodes the protein MAIGLVGRKAGMTRVFTDAGDSVPVTVIEVEPNRI
- the rpsJ gene encoding 30S ribosomal protein S10, which produces MATADNQTIRIRLKAFDHRLIDKSAREILETAKRTGAYVVGPIPLPTKKERFTVLISPHVNKDARDQYEIRTHKRLIDIVDPTDKTVDALMKLDLAAGVDVQIKLN
- the tuf gene encoding elongation factor Tu; protein product: MSKEKFERTKPHVNVGTIGHVDHGKTTLTAALTKVQAEAMGGGDFKAYDQIDNAPEERARGITIATAHVEYESAARHYAHVDCPGHADYVKNMITGAAQMDGAILVCSAADGPMPQTREHILLARQVGVPYIVVYLNKADMVDDEELLELVEMEVRELLDSYEFPGDDTPIITGSALKALEGDTSDIGVPSIGKLMEALDSYIPQPERPIDQPFLLPIEDVFSISGRGTVVTGRVERGIVKVGDEIEIVGIKATEKTTVTGVEMFRKLLDSGEAGDNVGVLLRGTKREEVERGQVLCVPGSINPHIAFEAEVYVLSKEEGGRHTPFFNGYRPQFYFRTTDVTGACDLPEGVEMVMPGDNVKMSVKLIAPIAMEEGLRFAVREGGRTVGAGVVSKIVE